Below is a window of Micromonospora chersina DNA.
CCTCGCCACCGTCGCCACCGCGGCGCTGGCGGCGCTGGGCGCCGTCACCGTCGACGCGGCGCCGGCCGCCGCAGCCGTCCGCAACGTCTGCTACAACACCAGCCAGGCCGGGCCGTTCGCGAGCTACGCCGTGCAGGCCGCCTCGATCTGGAACAACGCCACCAACAACATCAACATGGCGCAGTGCGGCTCGAACCTGATGATCTACTACACCTACGGCGGCGGCTCGTACGCCCAGCGCACGAGCCTCGGCAACGGCCGCGTGGTCATCGACTACTACCAGGCGCAGCAGTACTCGCCGCTGCGCATCATGACGCACGAGATCGGGCACATCCTCGGCCTGCCCGACAACTACAACGGCAACTGCGCCATCCTGATGTCCGGCGGCAGCGCCGGCACCAGCTGCACCAACCCGTACCCGAGCTCCACCGAGGCCGCCCGGGTCGACTCGCTGTTCGGCTTCGCCGCCCGCAGCGAGGTGACGTCGCAGGTCTTCACCGGCAGCTGGCCGGCACCCGTCGCGGCGGGCGCCCAGCGCTGACCGGCGGAAACGACGAAGCCCGGCCGGACCGGCGGAGACGCCGACCCGGCCGGGCGATCCCGGTTCAGGACAGGAACTTGTCCAGCGCGGCCTCGATGGTGCCGCTGTCGGGGGAGGCGTACGACTTCATGGTGAGCTTGTTGTACGAGATGAAGCTCGGGCACCGGTTCGCCGGCGCGTTCACCGTGCCGCCGTCGCCGATCTTCTCGCCGGTCTTCGCCGCGTAGAAGGTCAGCGCGTAGCGCGAGGAGACGTAGGAGACTGTGACGATCTTCCCGTCGCTGTTCTTGTAGTCGCACTTCTTGGGCGTACCCTCGCTGCCCTCCACGACCTTCAGGCAGCCGACCACCGCGACCGACTCGAAGTCGGCGCTCTTGCTGTAGTACGGCTTGGCCGAGCTGATCGACTTGGACGACCAGTACGACGGCCGGTCGGGCGAGTTCGCGAACGTGTACGCCTTGGCCGGGGAGCCCGCGGTGTACGGAGCGGCGTTGAGGATCGGGCTGCCGTCGCAGACCGAGGACATGTCACTGGAGTAGCGGGCCGTCACGGCGTTGTTGTTCGACGGCTCCGGCGTCTCCGACTCCGCTCCTCCGGCGGACGGTCCCGCGGTCGGGCCGGCCGGGTTGCTGCCGCTCGACGCCACCGGGTCCGGCTTGTCGTCGCCGGCCGCCAGGAAGAGGCCGACACCGCCGCCGCAGAGCGCCAGCAGGACCACCGCGGCGCCGGCGGAGAGCCCGATGATCAGGCCCTTGTTCGACTTCGGCGGCGGTACCGGAGCGCCGAACTGCGGGG
It encodes the following:
- a CDS encoding snapalysin family zinc-dependent metalloprotease, with product MRLPKVTRFLATVATAALAALGAVTVDAAPAAAAVRNVCYNTSQAGPFASYAVQAASIWNNATNNINMAQCGSNLMIYYTYGGGSYAQRTSLGNGRVVIDYYQAQQYSPLRIMTHEIGHILGLPDNYNGNCAILMSGGSAGTSCTNPYPSSTEAARVDSLFGFAARSEVTSQVFTGSWPAPVAAGAQR